attttaggAGTAGACAGGTTATTTTGTTCAAAGTGTTTCCAATAAAATGCCCATTATGTGCTACGATGATATGTCTATGATATCACTTCTTATCTTATCATGTCTATGATATTACAAACATCTGGGTCCTCCAGCGGTCTGctttggaagtttggagaggtttggtgccagcttaggtgtcgtcctcgtcatctgactgcggttcaatattacgaggtccgtccttaaatagctctagtgttgctttaaaaagggacgttaatataattaaactaaactaaacacaaACATCTGGATAAGACTAAATTCCAGTAGGTACAAATTTTCGACGTTTGTTATTCCAGAAAAGCATAAACAACTGATTTCATGGCAGGAAATTTATAACAATGTTTCGATTCCCAAATACTTACCGGAAActaattatctaataaaagatAAGCGGAAGgaaaaataaaacgtattttagaatataattttaccaCACATTTCCTGTCTAACGTGttcaaggaaataattttcaaatcatttctttGACAATTGATTGTCTgaacgaaattttaaaactttttgtttgattCTACATAGTACTGAAAAGGAAAAAAGCGCGCTAAATTGGAAAAAAGCGAAAGATTTTTCCTGTCTTTTCTACTTCTTACTGAATTCTCGCGTTCTTCAACAAATTGTTGAAGGAGGTTCCCTTGCGAAATCATAAAGGCGTGCAACGCAAATGCCACTattattccattaataaaatgcaaaggaAAGTTTCTCAAGAGTGCTAACAATATAACAGTTTCGCATTTTgattatgaaaaaagaagaaaatctgaaggaaaaaaaaaaaactattcgaaACAACTGTGTTATTTTGTCACACCACTTCTAGGAGTGACCTTGCTTTGTTAGTCAGTAAATTGATTtgcattaatcaaattaaacgtctttgtattgtttttaaattattaccctTTAACAAGCATGCATTTGAATGCTATAAAACCTTGAGAGTACGTCAATTATCATGCTTCATTCTGATGTTATTAACATAAGTGATGTCTTGTTATTTGTTCTAAGTAAATGTTCACGGCATTGCACACGAATATTTCAAGGTAATTTTCgttataaaccttttttttaaagcaaaattgctTTGCTTTACATCTTTATGTATTTATCCATTGCATAAGATGAAccaatgataaatgaaattcgaacgTTGAAACGTGCAATATTTTGCCTGTTAACTGGGTATGGCGAAATATTTCGatgcaaaacgaattgaatatgAGTTAATTACCCGGATAATAGGTTCATTTAAACGGCgatgcaaaatttctttaaaaagaaataaatggatgAACATCGActgaaaataatgaacaaaaataagataatttttaaaaactatgggCTTcaaaaaactgatatatttatttatttattaatattcaataaaaaaaatcaagattcttTGATTCTTTTTTGAAGAGAACCAATTAAACCATTCATTTCAATATTCATCAATCTTGTAaatggactttttttttatgatgcaagTCGTTAATAAGTAAGCATCAAAGCAGTTTTGTTCAGCTCCTTTAATGTaatgccttttttaaatattacatatcttttgcatctttttaagtataaaacatattttgaaaactaatttggAGGTATTAAAACTGAAATGGATTTTCCGTTTTTATGTTTTCTATTGCTCTCTTATATATATTagaggtaatttttattttaaggataaatatttcCTCTGAATTTACCAAATGTACATCttccatttttcttcttcttactaTAATGTAGAAGTACATAAATATTTCTCAGTTTAAAGGTTAGTACGTACCGCATCGAGATTCGTGTACAACTAGCTTGGCACTTTCACATtggaaaaattaactttctgCAAATTACAAAATAGCACACTTGCAGATTAGATAGTTTACTTCGAATAATTGAATGACTCTCTCTGTCAGTTAAATAAATCGCTccattatcatttttcaaatttataattataatttcactcACGTTTGACTCGGACAGAGATTGGGTCAATGTGAGGAGAGAGACCAGCGGACGGAGTGCGATATGAATGAATAAGTTGTCTGTCTGCACCCGCAGACTTCCCACTTTTACCGAGATGAAGCATGTTATCCAAACATCTTATTTGAACAAATGAGATCTTTAATTATTCCTTTGAATTAAGGGAGGGGGTAGGGAGTGCGTAAGAACTCAAATGAAATGTTTGATCTGCTATAATAAACAACGATGGGGTTCATTCATTTCATGCTGATAAATAAGCTCGAATGATCgtccaaaataattctttttatcaattatagtatgttgtatttaattttaattttttatttagtgacATTTGTTtgcattccttttaaataaatgtttaattttcatattatgcatatttttcagaAACTGTTTCAAAACTGCAATGAAATGCGGAACATGCTAATCAACCGGTAACTCCCATGATGCCCAATGGGTCAGTCGGTGGTCGAAACTCAAGATGACCACCCTCTCGAGGGAATGAATGGCAGAGCCCATAGGGTGGTGTCCAGCAATCATAGCAGCGAGCCCGTTCCGTTAGGGTTCCACTATTTGAGAAGATTGTGCAGAGAGAGGGGAATCTTGTTCGAAGATCCCGAGTTTAATGTATTTTCGGCGAAGATTCCAACAACAAAGCACCGATCCCAATCATCCATAACATGGATGAGACCTTACGTAAGTAATACTCTCTATTAATGAGTAGAGGATATGTCTGCGTGTCAATTGGCTTTCTATAGTCCACACTgtttggcacaaatatattttaggaaatgaGAATGTGCATCTAGGAGATACTtttccgaaattttaattaaataaattaattgagatGTTGACCTTTTCTCGGAattgtttcgaaaatattatttctcaaaataattttttgattatctcAATTATGTGAAtgtatgaaatgtatttaatttttatacaactttgttcgtgggtaatcaaataaaggggacctgatctgtctttttttctatttattatacctAAAGCAGCTACTGACGAAGACATCTGAAGCACATTAACATAACATCACAAAAGCACGCGCACACACAGCAACAGAAGACACATCCGTTACATCTCTAATaggcattacaaaattctgaatcataaagtaataaaaaagaagcgtatcaaagttcaacagaaactgcgcatgcgccggtttcctgatgactacagctggaataggggaaaggcgtctctaagGCGGAACATCCCGGCCCCCGTTAGACAGTTGTCCAACACCTTCTTCGAAAGGGAGTGGGCAGAGTCTGTTGATACTTCGCCGAAAAATTCCTTTAGGGGTTCTGATGTCTGCGACACGGACTAGTCCATCTGTTCCAGGATATATCCTTTCAATTCGGGCCAAGTTCCATTCCATGGGGCTCTTGCTATTATCCTTCAGGAGTACCAGCTGTCCGGGTTTGATGTTCAGTTCAGGTAGTTTCCATTTAGCTCGAGACTGCAAAGAGTTGAGATATTCTTGACtccatcttttccaaaatttggaTCTAAGAGACTGGATGAGAGACCATCTAGAAGATAAAGAAATGTTAGTCAAGGAATCACTGGGTTCTGGTATTGACAACAGTGGTGCTCCCACCAAAAAATGGCCAGGTGTCAAAGGTTGAATATCAGCTGGATCGGCAGAAAGAGGACACAGTGGTCTTGAATTCAAAACTGCTTCAATCTGTGTCACCAGCGTAGTAAGCTCTTCAAAAGTCAACACTGTTGATTTAGTCACCTTCAACAAGATCCGTTTCATAGCTCCAATATTTGCCTCCCATAATCCACCGAAGTGAGGAGATGCTGGAGGTATGAAGTTCCACACTATACCTTCCTTGGCACAAAATCTTTGCACGGAATCCGATTTGCATGCTTTTAGCAgagaatccaaaatattttttgcgccCTTAAAATTAGTGGCATTATCACTCCATATGATTGAGGGTTTTGACCACCTAGCTATGAATCTCCTAAGACAAGCTAAAAAACTCTCAGTAGTCAAATCAGACACTACTTCAAAATGAGTAGCTCTTGtactaaaacatatgaaaattgcaATGTATGATTTTAAAGTCACCCTAGATCTTTTTAGATTAGGTTTAGTAATTATGGGACCAGCGAAATCGAGTCCCACCTTTTCAAATGGTCGAGATGGGATAACTCGATCTCTTGGTAAATCGCCCATCATctgttgaatagttttattttttactctaaaacaGGTTAAGCATCTTTTGATTACACTTTTTACTTTGGCTTGACCAGCTGGTATCCAGTATTGCTGTCTAATTAAATACAGAGTAGTTTGAACACCGGAGTGGAGtgcttttttatgaaagtattctATAAGTGTATCTGTGAAATGGTGTTTCTTTGGTAAGAGTAGAGGAAATTTTTGTGAATCTGGaagatcagaaaattttaatcttccgcCTACTCTTAACAGTTCATCATTATCTAAGAATACATTTAAGTTCAGAAGGGGATTATTCTTTGGAAGAACTTTATTCCTTTGtagacaatttatttcaaattcaaactctctcatttgtataatttttattaaagattttgtagcattttgtaattcttttacatttaaatgatctttctttctgttttgcagagctgatttataattatgtaaGAATCTTAAACACCATGCAGTTACTCttattaatttgctgaaagaagaatatcttttaatcaaatcatCATTTAATGGATTTACTTTTGCTATTGTAGAACTTATTagaacattctttttcaattctaaattgtCTGCGTCTTCTTTGATATTtgtctcattatttattttagctaatttaggccatttacattcattttttaacaaccaATTTGGCCCATGCCACCAGAAGTTAGAGTTTCTCAGTTCATGTACCGTTAACCCTCTTGATGTTAGATCAGCCGGATTATCAGTTCCAGGAGTGTGATTCCATTCAGTGGGATTGGttatattttggatttctttaattctgttttttacgAACACTTTAAATCTTTCAGGGTCACCCTTCATCCAATAGTAAACAATTGAAGAGTCAGTCCAGAAGAATCGTGTAACAGGAAAGTTAATGCACTTAACTATTTTACAGCTTAGTCTTGCTGCTAAAAGAGCACCCATTAGTTCTAATCTTGGGATCGAAAGTGTCTTTAGAGGGGCTACTCTACTTTTTGAAGCgactaaatttgatttgatttccccGTTTTTCAATAAGACTCTAATGTACACTACAGTTCCATATGCCCTCTTAGAGGCGTCGGAGAAACAATGTAGTTGAGCTTCAACTATTTCATTGGTTTTCGCTTCGGCGAAAAAATATCTAGGTATTTTAAtaagatgcaaattttttatttcttcgcaccattcatttattttagtgatCAGTGTTTTCGGGAGAGGGTCATCCCAGTCTAATCCCAAGCACCAAATGTCCTGTATTAGACATTTTATCTTGATGGTAAAAGGTCCTAAAAACCCTACTGGATCAAAAATGCGTCCAGCTACTTGAAGAACATATCGTTTGGAATTTATCTTTTTAGACAGGAATTTCTCTAAGCTTCGAGTGTCAAACTGGAATATATCTAAATCGGAATCCCAGGCCAATCCTAGCACTTTACAAGGAGTTAAAGCAGAgttatcattaattgaatatttttcttcatctatTTCTAAACCCACCTCTCTCCATTTATCACGAAGCTCAACTGAGTTAGTTTTCCATTTCCTTAATTCCATGCTCGCTTCTTTAAAGATGTTATAACATTCTAGGcttattttaaaagctgaatcAAAGTCTCTTTGGCTACAGATTAAATGGTCGACATACAATGATTTTCTTAGCATTTGACAGGTATTAGAAAATTGTTCTACATACCTCTTTAGATGGTGTTGGATTGTGGCTGCAAGGAGGAAGGGGCTTGATTTGACACCGAAAAGAACTCGAGTCATCTTGAAAATTTCCTCTTCTTCCTTTTCCGGATCTTCCATCCAGAAAAAACTAGTATAATTCTGATCTTCTTCGGCAATCTGTATTTGCAGAAAGGCCTTCTTTATGTCGGCAGTTATGGCAACAGCCTGTTCTCTAAaacctattaaaatctcaaaaagatCTGGAATGAGATTGATACCAGTATGTAAACAATCATTTAACGACAACTGTCCTTTCGCATGAGAATTCGCGTCAAATACCACTCTCAAACGAGTGGTAGTTTTATCTTCCCTTATTACCGCCCTGtgaggcaaataaaatgaaggtttttcttcttcacatgttataactttcttaatgatACCTTCTTTTAAATGATCTTCAATAACAGCTTTATAATCTAAAAACAacgaattatctttaataaattttgattttaaatgcgaaAACCTCCTTTTAGACACTTCAAAGTTATTagctaaatattctttcatatttgttttccaaGGAAACTTTacagtatatcttttattttgataaacaatattttcttcaaattgtttcataatttctttatctacagtatgtttttcgaaatcatcCTCTTCAACCCCTTCTACCCCTAAATTCTCAAGATCCCAAAATTGTTTAAGTTGGTCCGAAATATCCTTTTCATCTACTACAATCTTCATGgtcattaaatcatttgataaacctacGTGACCTTGAAAGCACCAACCAAAAATTGTTTCAGTCGCTACCAGtttgttatttaatctttttattctgccTGAAacgatttcataataataatctacACCAATTAATATTGAGATATTCTTGCCTCTATTATCAATATTATCAGCTAGCtgtaaatgctttaatttatagTACGTTTTAGTAATATTGTTGTTAGGTACAGGAAGAGTAGTGGCTGAAATGTTTTCTGTAACCAAAGCTTCTACTTCAATACGTAAAGAGGGATCCTCACGGTTTTTTAATTCTACTCTCACTATATTGTAAGAATGTTCCTTTGCTTGTTTAGCGCCAAAAGAGTATACCGATaaagattcttttcttattacttttaactttaatttttctgaaacttcacGTGTTATAAATGTTCTCATACTTCCATTATCTAACATTAGTCGTACTGTTTCAAATTCGTTTGTTTCATCATTGCGTACTAGGGCTGCAcatgtttgaagaaatatattaccgcgagaaaagtttgttttgtttttatcgtaATGTGAAATTGCGGTAATTACGTTCTTATTATCTTTATTCAAATCGGGTGTATTAGATTCTGCTTGAGAGCAAATAGATTTATTATGCTTCTTTCCACATATTTCACATGTCAAATATCTTCTCTGGCGGCATTCATTAACTCGATGTTTTGGCTTCAAGCATAAAAAACATCTGCCATCTTGTTTTAAAACACCGAGTTTCGTTTCTAAGTCGGTTTGAGAACATAACTCCGATCGATGCTCGCCtttacaatataaacaattttcgttTAATGCTGACGCGGAAAAACATTGAAGATCTTTCGGTTTTGCGCTTGACCTTGGACTTCGCAATATATCATGCGAGCTAGCTGTGTTTCGACTGAAGTTGTTGAAAGGATTCTGTTTCGCTTTCGGGAGCGAATTTTCTTTGCGTTTATCGCCTTTTGCGGTATGCATAAACGCAGAGGATTCTctacattcaatttcaattcttaaaaaatttagtaattcagtTACATTAAATTCGAACTTCACcgaattatcaacttttttttctattaaattcaaggACAAGATCTTCgggaatcaatttaattaaaatgggatAGAGTAAATGCCCATACATCTCTGAAGtaacttttaatgattctaaaCTTCTTAAGTTTATCTCTACGGTATCATATAACTTCCTAAgaccataaatattatttgaatcagttACTGGTACaagatttagtaattttgacATGTGTGCGTTAATAACCAGTTCTTCTctgccaaatctttgtttcaacaattttaaagccTGATCATAATTCTCGTCTGAGAGCGCAAAGCCATTAACCGCAATCGCGGCCGCACCCCCTAATAGTgactttaaatatgagaatttatctatttttgacagagatttgttattatcaatagaattttgaaattgattccaaaattctaaCCAGCAACAGGGgtctccaaaatatttttcaattgtaagtTTAGGTAATTTTAtggtcttaaaattatattcgtttaCAGGTACGATGGTTGAACTTTCCTGAGTGTTGTTTATTGCATCTAAATTAGGATTTCCTGTAGCGcctaataaagaaacatttgatgATATTGATTGGCGCTCTGATTCgtcttgtaaacattttaattgcgcTGATAACTTGGACAAACAAACTatgattttttcattgtattcgaAAGCCGACTCAATTTCGGTTTCGAATTCCTTATcatctttgattaaattttgtataaatttatcataGTCTTTTAACTGTGTAGacgatatattcaaataatttaaggcCTCTTGCAAATCTTTGGTGGTAAGAGAATCTATTTTCTCTTCCAAATCGCTATTAATCTTGTTAATGTACTTTGTAACTGAAGATCTATGCAAACCTCTGGTTTTTCTCAATTTAGAAAGTTCATCCAtcgttcttatatttaatattcaaaaactccaaaattaaaattgtatttctaatacatcaaatttcaatatcaattttagatttattcatacattatcaatcaatatttcaatagtatTCTATCAGTAACCAATATCTTTAAAGCGAATATAGTATcaatatgtaacaaaaattcaacttcaaataaaaatcaaatttcactatATTGTTACATTCATTCCTTTTAACTTCGGACATTCCaatccatgaaattaaattattttaaatgtccgagtttctcttaaataaaggaaaatattcgcTCACCTTTCTGGTTACTGATTCCTTTCGATCTTTATAGCTGCTTTTCCATTAGATCGTGCCCCACGTTGGGCGCCAAAATGttcgtgggtaatcaaataaaggggacctgatctgtctttttttctatttattatacctaaagcagctactgacgaagacatctgaagcacattaacataacatcacaaaagcacgcgcacacacagcaacaggagacacatccgttacatctctaataggcattacaaaattctgaatcataaagtaataaaaaagaagcgtatcaaagttcaacagaaactgcgcatgcgccggtttcctgatgactacagctggaataggggaaaggcgtctctaagGCGGAACAAACTTTTTTAGgtcattctaataatttttagaaaacatttttatgcacaatatgaaataatactttctattgttgtaatgaaatttaaaatgttttcgatgctttattaaatattcaatcttGTATTCTTCTTCTGTTCTTAAAAGTCAAACAATAAACATTCCgctaaaatatataagataaatttttatatcatttgctaAAAGCGTTatgaatttttgctttcttatttattcttttaatatttttgtggaGTCTAAAACAATCCCACTAAGATATGCATTAGACTAGAAAATAAAATGGGATGATGAATAATCTTACTTACTcctctttcatttcttttactatGGCATTATGATCTCACTAGCATTTAATTGAATGTGCCCACTTATCAGTCGAAGGCATCACTGTGACACAATGCTGGGATCAAGAAAGTGAAGCTACTGCCCTGCATAAGACAACTTGCAATTagatatctgaaaatttaaaacagtgtTATTTTCACACGATTTGAACATATACAATTATACACACTACTAGCCATGAAGTAATGACGTACTTTACAGATTGGATTGTTCTGCATTCAATGATCTGTCTTTCAAAGAGTTTAGAACGATTTTTGTATTGCTCCATTTACAAACAGTATAACGTTTTAtcaaaatgatagaattttaaatttttagaattcatttaccGATTTATAGTAGAAGAAAAGTCGTGTTTTAAATGAATTGCCGTGGGCAGTATTCAACCCAATGGAAAATGCAGTTATTAAGATATACGCATgtgagtaaaattttcatttccattgaTAACACGTGATTCCGTGAGACACTTCCAAGATTTATTCATAGAGAAAattaaaagcacttttaaaacacaCCCAGCTCACAAAGTCAAGGAAAACTGAAAGTAATCCAAAAATGGGGTTatg
Above is a genomic segment from Argiope bruennichi chromosome 1, qqArgBrue1.1, whole genome shotgun sequence containing:
- the LOC129962029 gene encoding uncharacterized protein LOC129962029 isoform X2, with protein sequence MEDPEKEEEEIFKMTRVLFGVKSSPFLLAATIQHHLKRYVEQFSNTCQMLRKSLYVDHLICSQRDFDSAFKISLECYNIFKEASMELRKWKTNSVELRDKWREVGLEIDEEKYSINDNSALTPCKVLGLAWDSDLDIFQFDTRSLEKFLSKKINSKRYVLQVAGRIFDPVGFLGPFTIKIKCLIQDIWCLGLDWDDPLPKTLITKINEWCEEIKNLHLIKIPRYFFAEAKTNEIVEAQLHCFSDASKRAYGTVVYIRVLLKNGEIKSNLVASKSRVAPLKTLSIPRLELMGALLAARLSCKIVKCINFPVTRFFWTDSSIVYYWMKGDPERFKVFVKNRIKEIQNITNPTEWNHTPGTDNPADLTSRGLTVHELRNSNFWWHGPNWLLKNECKWPKLAKINNETNIKEDADNLELKKNVLISSTIAKVNPLNDDLIKRYSSFSKLIRVTAWCLRFLHNYKSALQNRKKDHLNVKELQNATKSLIKIIQMREFEFEINCLQRNKVLPKNNPLLNLNVFLDNDELLRVGGRLKFSDLPDSQKFPLLLPKKHHFTDTLIEYFHKKALHSGVQTTLYLIRQQYWIPAGQAKVKSVIKRCLTCFRVKNKTIQQMMGDLPRDRVIPSRPFEKVGLDFAGPIITKPNLKRSRVTLKSYIAIFICFSTRATHFEVVSDLTTESFLACLRRFIARWSKPSIIWSDNATNFKGAKNILDSLLKACKSDSVQRFCAKEGIVWNFIPPASPHFGGLWEANIGAMKRILLKVTKSTVLTFEELTTLVTQIEAVLNSRPLCPLSADPADIQPLTPGHFLVGAPLLSIPEPSDSLTNISLSSRWSLIQSLRSKFWKRWSQEYLNSLQSRAKWKLPELNIKPGQLVLLKDNSKSPMEWNLARIERIYPGTDGLVRVADIRTPKGIFRRSINRLCPLPFEEGVGQLSNGGRDVPP
- the LOC129962029 gene encoding uncharacterized protein LOC129962029 isoform X1 — protein: MHTAKGDKRKENSLPKAKQNPFNNFSRNTASSHDILRSPRSSAKPKDLQCFSASALNENCLYCKGEHRSELCSQTDLETKLGVLKQDGRCFLCLKPKHRVNECRQRRYLTCEICGKKHNKSICSQAESNTPDLNKDNKNVITAISHYDKNKTNFSRGNIFLQTCAALVRNDETNEFETVRLMLDNGSMRTFITREVSEKLKLKVIRKESLSVYSFGAKQAKEHSYNIVRVELKNREDPSLRIEVEALVTENISATTLPVPNNNITKTYYKLKHLQLADNIDNRGKNISILIGVDYYYEIVSGRIKRLNNKLVATETIFGWCFQGHVGLSNDLMTMKIVVDEKDISDQLKQFWDLENLGVEGVEEDDFEKHTVDKEIMKQFEENIVYQNKRYTVKFPWKTNMKEYLANNFEVSKRRFSHLKSKFIKDNSLFLDYKAVIEDHLKEGIIKKVITCEEEKPSFYLPHRAVIREDKTTTRLRVVFDANSHAKGQLSLNDCLHTGINLIPDLFEILIGFREQAVAITADIKKAFLQIQIAEEDQNYTSFFWMEDPEKEEEEIFKMTRVLFGVKSSPFLLAATIQHHLKRYVEQFSNTCQMLRKSLYVDHLICSQRDFDSAFKISLECYNIFKEASMELRKWKTNSVELRDKWREVGLEIDEEKYSINDNSALTPCKVLGLAWDSDLDIFQFDTRSLEKFLSKKINSKRYVLQVAGRIFDPVGFLGPFTIKIKCLIQDIWCLGLDWDDPLPKTLITKINEWCEEIKNLHLIKIPRYFFAEAKTNEIVEAQLHCFSDASKRAYGTVVYIRVLLKNGEIKSNLVASKSRVAPLKTLSIPRLELMGALLAARLSCKIVKCINFPVTRFFWTDSSIVYYWMKGDPERFKVFVKNRIKEIQNITNPTEWNHTPGTDNPADLTSRGLTVHELRNSNFWWHGPNWLLKNECKWPKLAKINNETNIKEDADNLELKKNVLISSTIAKVNPLNDDLIKRYSSFSKLIRVTAWCLRFLHNYKSALQNRKKDHLNVKELQNATKSLIKIIQMREFEFEINCLQRNKVLPKNNPLLNLNVFLDNDELLRVGGRLKFSDLPDSQKFPLLLPKKHHFTDTLIEYFHKKALHSGVQTTLYLIRQQYWIPAGQAKVKSVIKRCLTCFRVKNKTIQQMMGDLPRDRVIPSRPFEKVGLDFAGPIITKPNLKRSRVTLKSYIAIFICFSTRATHFEVVSDLTTESFLACLRRFIARWSKPSIIWSDNATNFKGAKNILDSLLKACKSDSVQRFCAKEGIVWNFIPPASPHFGGLWEANIGAMKRILLKVTKSTVLTFEELTTLVTQIEAVLNSRPLCPLSADPADIQPLTPGHFLVGAPLLSIPEPSDSLTNISLSSRWSLIQSLRSKFWKRWSQEYLNSLQSRAKWKLPELNIKPGQLVLLKDNSKSPMEWNLARIERIYPGTDGLVRVADIRTPKGIFRRSINRLCPLPFEEGVGQLSNGGRDVPP